A single genomic interval of Macadamia integrifolia cultivar HAES 741 chromosome 6, SCU_Mint_v3, whole genome shotgun sequence harbors:
- the LOC122082668 gene encoding pEARLI1-like lipid transfer protein 1 gives MASKVASTALLLMLNILFFSLVSSTHCPPPPKPEPACPPPPKPEPACPPPPPPPKPACPPPPPPKPEPACPPPPPPPPKATCRTCQPSPPAAPGTGGTGSCPMDTLKLGVCANVLQSLLNINLGTPTSSSCCSLIQNLVDLDAAVCLCTAIKANVLGISLNIPISLSLLLNYCGKNVPSGYQCS, from the coding sequence ATGGCTTCCAAGGTTGCATCAACTGCCCTTCTCCTTATGCTCaacattcttttcttctctttggtctCCTCTACCCATTGCCCACCACCACCAAAACCAGAGCCTGCTTGCCCACCACCACCAAAACCAGAGCCTGCTtgcccaccaccaccaccaccaccaaaaccAGCTtgcccaccaccaccaccaccaaaaccGGAGCCTGCTtgcccaccaccaccaccaccaccaccaaaggCTACTTGCAGAACTTGCCAACCATCACCACCAGCTGCACCTGGTACTGGTGGTACTGGAAGTTGCCCTATGGACACCCTAAAGTTGGGTGTTTGTGCCAACGTGCTGCAGAGCTTGCTCAACATAAATCTGGGAACCCCAACCTCATCATCTTGCTGCAGTCTCATCCAGAATCTGGTTGATCTTGATGCCGCTGTTTGCCTTTGCACTGCCATCAAAGCCAATGTCTTGGGCATTAGCCTCAACATCCCTATCTCCTTGAGCTTGCTCTTGAATTATTGTGGAAAGAATGTCCCATCTGGCTACCAGTGCTCTTAG